A genomic window from Schistocerca serialis cubense isolate TAMUIC-IGC-003099 chromosome 4, iqSchSeri2.2, whole genome shotgun sequence includes:
- the LOC126474333 gene encoding prolactin-releasing peptide receptor-like yields MNLSNLTSASEVARYNLTEYNIFNDIIQNQVVQALFCMIYTCIFVLGVFGNVLVCYVVGRNRAMQTVTNLFISNLALSDILLCILCVPFTPLYTFLGSWIFGSTLCHVVAFAQGTSVYISTLTLTSIAVDRFFVIVYPFKPRMKLATCTIIISCIWLFSVMVTLPYGVYTVLRADRRAFYCEEHWPSERVRQVYGGLTATLQFVLPFFIVTFCYVNVSLKLNDRARAKPGSKNSRREEADRDRKRRTNRMLIAMVTIFGVSWMPLTIVNLTNDLYMSTGRWEYFNLSFFVVHALAMSSTCYNPFLYAWLNENFRKEFKQGAKASRMGSFLHTSIAVVHHI; encoded by the coding sequence ATGAACCTCTCCAACCTCACATCTGCTTCAGAAGTTGCCAGGTATAATTTGACTGAGTACAACATCTTTAACGACATTATCCAGAACCAGGTAGTGCAAGCCCTcttctgcatgatatacacctgTATTTTTGTGCTCGGCGTGTTCGGAAACGTGCTCGTGTGCTATGTAGTGGGCCGCAACCGTGCCATGCAGACGGTGACGAACCTGTTCATCAGCAACCTGGCCCTGTCGGACATCCTGCTGTGCATCCTCTGCGTGCCCTTCACCCCTCTCTACACCTTCCTGGGCTCGTGGATATTCGGCAGTACTTTGTGCCACGTGGTGGCCTTCGCGCAGGGCACCAGCGTGTACATATCGACACTGACTCTCACGTCCATAGCGGTGGACCGCTTCTTCGTCATCGTCTACCCGTTCAAACCGCGCATGAAGCTGGCGACGTGCACCATCATCATATCCTGCATATGGCTCTTCTCCGTGATGGTTACTCTCCCGTACGGCGTATACACCGTGCTGCGCGCTGACAGGAGAGCGTTCTACTGCGAGGAGCACTGGCCATCGGAGAGGGTGCGGCAGGTGTACGGCGGTCTCACGGCGACGCTGCAGTTCGTCCTGCCCTTCTTCATCGTCACCTTTTGCTACGTGAACGTCTCGCTGAAGCTGAACGATCGCGCCAGGGCCAAACCGGGCAGCAAGAACTCGAGGCGGGAGGAGGCGGATAGGGACCGCAAGAGGCGCACCAACCGAATGCTCATCGCCATGGTGACCATCTTCGGCGTCTCCTGGATGCCGCTCACCATCGTCAACCTGACCAACGACCTGTACATGTCGACGGGCCGCTGGGAGTACTTCAACCTGAGCTTCTTCGTGGTGCACGCGCTCGCCATGAGCTCCACCTGCTACAACCCGTTCCTGTACGCCTGGCTGAACGAGAACTTCCGCAAGGAGTTCAAGCAG